The following DNA comes from Acidimicrobiia bacterium.
GATCTGCCGGTCCGGCGGTCGCTCTGCCGCGGTGACCGACTCGCTGCGGGCATGGGGCTACGACGCCGTGAACCTCGCAGGCGGGATGTGCGCGTGGGCGGCGGCCGGGCTCCCGGTCGTCACGGGCCGTGCGGAATCGGTCAGCGGCGTCGACGCCCGGGCTCGTCGTGCACCGCGAGGAGCCGCTCAATTGTGAGACGTCCCTCGCCGCGCTGATCGGCGGCGTCACGATGCCGAACGCGCGCTTCTACGTGCGCAACCACTTCGCGACACCGGTCGTCGACGAGGCGACCTGGCGCCTCTCCGTGTCCGGACTCGTGGAGCGGCCGTTGGAGCTCGATTTGCGCGAGTTGAAGGCGATGCCGTCGCACTCGCTCGTCGTGACGCTGGAGTGCGCGGGGAACGGTCGTGCGGCGTTCGACCCGCCGGTCGACGGCGAGCAGTGGCGTCTCGGTGCCGTCAGCACGGCGGAA
Coding sequences within:
- a CDS encoding rhodanese-like domain-containing protein, with the translated sequence MLDAGALLLDVREPDEWESEHAPRAQLVPMASVKANLDRLPHDRRIVVICRSGGRSAAVTDSLRAWGYDAVNLAGGMCAWAAAGLPVVTGRAESVSGVDARARRAPRGAAQL
- a CDS encoding molybdopterin-dependent oxidoreductase codes for the protein MHREEPLNCETSLAALIGGVTMPNARFYVRNHFATPVVDEATWRLSVSGLVERPLELDLRELKAMPSHSLVVTLECAGNGRAAFDPPVDGEQWRLGAVSTAEWTGVPLAEVLDRARPAVAASHVLFRGADHGTAETASTPMHFER